A DNA window from Aminipila luticellarii contains the following coding sequences:
- a CDS encoding F0F1 ATP synthase subunit epsilon has translation MAKSVQLEVITPSKLFYKDKVEMVIVRTLTGEEGFMADHTWACKLLDIGIMLIKEEGSTEFKAATIAGGYIDIKENFVIYTDAAEWDEEIDVARAKKRKETVEKWLECHDCTNAGADEIARAQVSLLKQISRMNLAENGARRKR, from the coding sequence ATGGCTAAGAGTGTCCAACTTGAAGTTATAACACCTTCAAAACTATTCTATAAAGATAAGGTTGAGATGGTTATAGTCCGAACCCTAACAGGTGAAGAAGGATTTATGGCAGATCATACCTGGGCGTGTAAGCTCCTCGATATCGGCATTATGCTGATTAAGGAAGAAGGCTCTACTGAATTTAAGGCGGCAACCATAGCCGGCGGATATATTGACATAAAAGAAAATTTTGTCATATATACAGATGCGGCTGAATGGGATGAAGAAATAGATGTAGCAAGGGCTAAGAAGAGGAAAGAAACCGTAGAAAAGTGGCTGGAATGCCATGATTGTACGAATGCAGGCGCAGACGAGATCGCCAGAGCGCAAGTCAGTCTGCTAAAACAGATCAGCAGAATGAATCTGGCAGAAAACGGAGCCAGACGAAAACGATAA